The following are encoded together in the Candidatus Hydrogenedens sp. genome:
- a CDS encoding D-aminoacylase — protein sequence MFDVLIRNGNIVDGSGAKAYTGDLAIEEGRIVAIGNLKDAQAKEEIDAKGRMVCPGFIDPHSHADISLHKENAEELLMPLIKQGITTFVGGNCGMGLSPILEPGKEAIFTYIEVFSSFDPEKEFRWRSTAEYFDFLDKKGIPLNSAILIPHGLLRLHAVGMENRYATDDEIQKMARALESSMDAGGIGMSTGLQYYPGSQSDTRELVELGKILKKYDGIFTSHLRSYSNTLDKAIDEVATVAGENQIRAQISHLFWVPDMGFIGPFVRSLIRMMASLAQWIPIPIPLEKPIQQAIERIVSNQDKGVNVSVDVMPTTTGFTHLLAFFPPWALEGDRTQVLNRLKDRDLRKKMLHSIEHGKMEWPHTGPDSWTLNLFRLMGWECAHIMAVQSEKNKRYEGMNLIEIARERGVHPFDAACDLLLEEDGHVLVFESIAEPDDLFTERTTFPSMAHPKVMISTDAILMGFGMPSPLFYGCYPRYLRRYCKELKLVDLETGVRKCTSLSAEHFNLKQRGLLKEGYFADVLVIDMDKIDSKACFKSPTESPSGVDEVIINGKRVVKEGVFQRGLSAGSLLRHTKN from the coding sequence ATGTTTGATGTTCTTATTAGGAATGGGAATATTGTGGATGGTAGTGGAGCGAAGGCATATACGGGAGACCTTGCAATTGAGGAAGGTAGGATTGTCGCTATTGGGAATTTGAAAGACGCACAGGCAAAGGAGGAAATTGATGCCAAAGGTAGGATGGTATGTCCTGGCTTTATAGATCCACATTCGCATGCGGATATAAGTTTGCATAAAGAGAATGCAGAAGAGTTGCTTATGCCCTTGATTAAACAGGGAATTACTACTTTTGTAGGCGGAAATTGTGGAATGGGACTTTCTCCTATATTAGAACCCGGAAAGGAAGCCATATTTACATACATTGAAGTTTTTTCCAGTTTTGACCCTGAGAAAGAGTTTCGATGGAGGAGCACCGCAGAATACTTTGATTTTTTAGATAAAAAAGGAATCCCGTTGAATTCCGCAATTTTAATTCCTCATGGTTTGTTGAGACTACATGCAGTTGGCATGGAAAATCGCTATGCAACGGATGATGAAATACAAAAGATGGCTCGAGCATTGGAATCATCTATGGATGCTGGGGGAATAGGGATGTCTACAGGATTGCAGTATTACCCTGGTAGTCAAAGCGATACGAGGGAATTAGTAGAATTGGGGAAAATCTTAAAGAAGTACGATGGTATTTTTACCAGTCATTTGCGTAGTTATAGCAATACATTAGATAAAGCCATTGATGAAGTAGCTACCGTTGCAGGGGAAAATCAGATTCGAGCTCAGATTTCGCATTTGTTCTGGGTCCCCGATATGGGCTTTATTGGACCCTTTGTTCGTTCTCTAATCCGAATGATGGCAAGTTTGGCACAGTGGATACCTATTCCTATTCCATTAGAGAAACCTATACAACAAGCCATTGAAAGGATTGTAAGTAATCAAGATAAGGGGGTGAATGTAAGTGTAGATGTTATGCCAACCACAACAGGTTTTACACATCTTTTAGCCTTTTTCCCACCGTGGGCGTTAGAAGGAGACAGGACACAGGTATTAAATCGGCTGAAAGACCGGGATTTACGAAAAAAAATGTTGCATAGTATTGAACACGGTAAAATGGAATGGCCTCATACAGGCCCTGATTCGTGGACATTGAACTTATTCCGTCTTATGGGTTGGGAATGTGCACATATTATGGCGGTGCAGTCGGAAAAGAATAAGCGGTATGAGGGAATGAATCTGATTGAGATTGCCCGTGAAAGAGGTGTCCATCCGTTTGATGCGGCTTGTGATTTGTTGCTTGAAGAGGACGGGCATGTACTTGTGTTTGAAAGTATTGCGGAACCGGATGATTTGTTTACTGAACGGACTACTTTCCCTTCGATGGCACACCCGAAGGTAATGATTTCTACAGATGCAATATTGATGGGCTTTGGTATGCCGTCACCCTTGTTCTATGGTTGCTATCCACGATATTTGCGTAGGTATTGTAAGGAATTGAAATTGGTAGACCTTGAAACAGGTGTTCGTAAATGCACATCATTGTCAGCAGAACATTTTAACTTAAAACAACGAGGATTGCTAAAAGAGGGATATTTTGCGGATGTACTTGTAATTGATATGGACAAGATAGATTCAAAAGCATGTTTTAAGTCACCGACAGAATCGCCATCTGGAGTGGATGAGGTTATTATTAATGGAAAACGGGTTGTGAAAGAAGGCGTTTTTCAAAGAGGATTGAGTGCGGGAAGTCTTTTACGACATACAAAAAATTAA